The Catalinimonas alkaloidigena nucleotide sequence GCGCTCGGGCATGCGCATCAGCCGACTGGCCGTGTAGCCCAGCGCATAGCCCAACAGGTTGTGCAGTAATGTCGCCAGGATCAGCAGAAAACCGATTTCCAGCAGACTATCGCGCCCGGCAGCCGTGATGATGGTGATGATGAGCGCGATGCCCGCCATCGACACGAACGGCATGGCGGCGTCGAGCCACCGGAACCGACCGTGAAAGAAGTGATGAAACACCAGCCCGGCCGCAATGGGGATGATCACGATTTTGATGATGCTCCACATCATGCCCCAGAATTCGACGGGTACGTACTCTCCGGCCAGCCACTCCATCAGCAGCGGCGTCATGAGCGGCGCCAGCATGGTCGCCACCGCCGTAAGTGTGACCGACAGCGCCAGGTTGGCCTTGGCAATAAAAGACATTACGTTGGAAGCCAGACCGCTCGGGCAGGAACCGACCAGGATGATGCCGGCGGCGATTTCGGGCGGAAAGCCAAATACGTAGGCCAGCGACGTGCCGACCAGCGGCATGATGGTGAACTGACACACCACGCCAACCAGCACGCCCTTCGGCATGGCCAGCACGCCGGTAAAGTCGCGCCAGCTCAGGGCCGTGCCCATGCCGAACATGATCACCTGCAACAGCGGAACAATCAGGGACGAGAGTTCGAAACTGCCCCAGCGCGTGAACAACTGCGGAAAATACATCGCGGCACTAACCGCCGAGAAAATCGCCAAAGTGTAGGTAAACCGCTGGAGGGACGGAACCCCCCGCGAGGCAATGGCCAGTAACACAAAAAAAGCAATAAGGCAACTGCCGGCCACCAGCGTTGTCCCTGTCCCATTAGCGATTACCACGCCGACCAGGGCGACTCCGGAAGCCATCAAAAATCCTTTGTACATCATACCGTTGGGTTGTCCGGGGCCGCTGCACGGCAGGCACCCCCGGAATGAAAGTCGGTGCGAACAGCCTAGGCCTCGCCTACCACGTTCTTGATTTCATGTAAGCGTCGAGTTCCTTGCGCGACATGGGCAGTTTGTCGGGATTCTGATCGAGCCACGACAGAAAATCCTTTTTGATCGGGTCGGTCCACTGCCGGTCGATTTCGCCGGGGGTGTACTTGCCTTCGCGGAGGCGCTGGTGACCGAACTGGTCGCGCAGGGCGATGAACTCGGACGAGATCACGACCTTTTCGACCAGGTGGGCGGGGATAAACACCACGCCGCCTTTTTTCGCCAGAATCACGTCACCGGGCAGTACTGTTGCGCGCCCGATGCGGATCGGCACGTTGATGCCCGCCAGCATCATCTCCTGAATGTAGGACGGATCGTAGCCCTTCACGAAGGCATTGAAGCCCTCAATTTTTTCCAACCCTTCGATGTCGCGCACGGAGCCGTAAAACACCACGCCGTTTTTCGATTTGGCATAAATGGAGTTGCCCAGGTTGTCGCCAATCAGCGTGCCGTCCACAATCTTTCCGTAACTGTCAGCCACGTAGATGTCGCCGTTCGTCAGCATGTCGATGGGCCACGAGTTGGTCCCGCCGATGCGTCCTTCGGCCGCGCCCTTTTCCTTCAGCGGATCTTCCACATCGGGCCGACGCGGCATGTACTGGGCCGTCAGCGCCCGCCCGACCATCACCTGATCGTCGCGCAGCACGAACCAGTCGCCTTCGTACTGGTTGTGGTAGCCTTCGCTGCGCAAGACGCCCCAGGCCTCTTCCAGCGAAATGTTTTTGACGCGCTTCAGCAGATCGTCCGACACTTTGGGGCGTCCGTCCGGAAAGCGTTCGCCCTTCCAGTTAGCGGTAAAAAATTGTAGTTGGTCTTTGGTGGCGGCCACCTGCGCGGCCAGCGGTTGCCAGAAAAAAAGGAGCAGCAGGGTGCTCAGCAAAGAGAGGCGAGGCAGAAGCATACAGGTCAAGGTTGTTTACAGTATAGTAAGAGACGTAACGGCAAAAATGTACTCAGTGCTCAGCCAAAGTCTATGTCCGTGCGGCAGCGGATAAAGCCAAAGATAGCCACTCAAAAATCTTTGTATGCAGCAACAAGATCGGTATTACGCTTCTCGGTCAGGAACCGTAGCGGCCCCCTCCTTACGTCGGTCCTGTTCTTTGGTGATGAGGTAAAGAAGAAAAAAGCAACCAGATTGATTCCTATGACGGCAGACCCGGTTTCAAGTTGGTAATTGACTTGGAAGGTTGACAAGGCGTAGCCAAATCCAAGCGTAGACCAATGCTCCGGATTCAGTTCGATGGAAAGAGAGGCCCCGGACACGAATCTGTACGCATAACCACCGAGTGCAAAATGGAGGACCTGGAATAGCTGATTCACGAGGGATAGTTTCAGCCCTAGCCCGGTGTTTTTAAAGAGTACTCCGCCACAACCGATCGAATAGGCATACATCAAAGAAACGATCAGTAAAATCGTCCATTGCCCACCCGACAAGGCCCCATGCCCCCACACCATTCCGACCATAAAGCCGATTCCTAAAACCCCACCTAGTATCTGGTAATAGGCGAGCGCTTTTTGAGATTTTCCCATCTGTAGGTAGGTGAAGTTAGTCGGCCAGCGGCGTGTTCGTGAGTTGGGCGCGGGCCTCCTCGACCGACCTGACAAAGCGGATGTGGCCGTGCCGGTTGCTCTCCCGGATAAAGTCGCGCAGGGTCGGGCTGGTAAACCGCGCGAAGTCCCCGACGATGGCGAGTTGCACCCGGTAGTTGGAAAACTTTTGCAGCATCTCGCCGGCCAGTCCGGTTTTCAGGTCGAAGAAGTCGGGCGACAGGTGCCGCTCGTGCACGATGAGTTTGTCCGCGCCCTGGTAGCCGGCGTTGGCCAGCAGATCGAGGGCGTCTTGGGCGGTGCGGATCACGATGCCGTCGTCCTGCACGTCGCCAAGGGTCGTGCCCTGAAAATTGTAGAGGTTCAGGTTCATCACGGGGAAGTGAGTTGTTCGAGGAGGGCGGCAATGTACGCCCGTCGGTCGGCAATGTCGCGGACGGTGCCTTCGTAGGTATGGATCGCACTGAGTTTCGGCAGGACCCATTTCCCTTTGACGAGGTAATTGGACACCCACAGGTTGCAGAAGTTGTACATCAGAATCAGGTACTGGATCGGATCGGTGTTGACGCGCTTCAGCCCCACTTTGCGGGCCGTCCGTTCGTTGAGAACGTAACTGGTCCCCCGCAGACGTGTATCGTCCGGGTGAGTGACGGCCAGTTGCAGCAGGCCTTTCAGGTACTCGGCCAGCACCACTTGGGTGCGCTGCGCGCCGGTTTGCCGCCGGTCGAGCACAAAGTAATAGTCGAACAGCGTTCCGCCGTGCACCACCACCACGCCGCGCCGGGGTGTTTCGGACAGAAACAGCGTCGACTGGTAGGTAAGCTGCCCCTTTCGGACCAGTGCCGGGACGTCGAAAAACGGCGCGACCACCGACAGGGTAAGGGCGAGCGACACGAATACCAGGGGGATAAAGGAGATGCCGAGCCAGAACAGCATCCCGCCCAGCATCAGGTTGACCGCGACCGCCAGACACCCCAGCGTTACCTGAAACTGCCGCTGCCGGCGCACTGACCGCTCGTAAAACCTGTGCTTCAATGTTCTCAAAGAATACGTAGTCATGTTTAAAAGTAAACAGGCAAAACTACCCATCCTACTCAGACGCTGCCGTTGGGCCGCTCCGGTAAAAGGAGAACCTGCCGATTGCTAGCCCTCGCGTCCCCCATCCCATTGCAATTATGCCATCGCCATGCGTTAATGCTTAACCAAATTGCTTAATATTGGGTACGCTGACCACCTCTACCCCACCCCCATGAACAAGCTGTGCATTTTGACCCTCTGCGTGCTGATGATCCCCTCTGGCCTTTTTGCGCAGGACTCGGAGAAAGACGTTGAGCAGATCAGAGCCTGGTACAAGGAAGTAAACGCCGGGATGCGTCACTACAAAAAAGTTGCTTATCCTGACGTACAGATCAATCGAGACCAAAGCCCGGCGCATTTTTCGAAGGAAGGCGCGCAGCTCTACCGGTTAGCCTCCGTCACGATGACGAAGTATTTCAAAGGCGAACAGCTCGTAAAAATGATTGTAGAATTTGAGGGAGACCGCGAAGACCTGACGTCCGCCTACTACTTCAGAAACGATAGTTTATTCTTCGTAGAGAAAGACAAAACGGTGTACCACCGCCCGAAATGGGACGACAATTTTCAGGAAACGGAAAAGTCCGTAGCGAGAAATCATTTTTACATCAGAAACAACCACCTGTTGGTTTGGGTCAATCCTGAAGTCAAGCAGGTAGGAACAACAGACCCCTCTTTTCACCAGCAGGAAGCGATGATCCTGAACGACTACCCACTGTACGTAAGCACCGAATAATCGTATTGTGCTTTCCGACGGCAGCGTCACAGGTCGATGTCACATTTACACTCAACCCTACACTCTTGCACTGCCGAATCGAATCCATAACAGCACATTAATAGCACATCCCCAAAAGTGGTGGATGCAACTTGAATGCATGAAAATTACCTGGAACGTCGCACATCGGATTCTTGGCATCGCTATTCTAACCGTCGGCATTATTATTCTGTGCGCTATTTTGTACTTGTCTTTAAGGTATGATGAGCACATGGAACAGTTCTATGCAGCAAAAGGGATGGCAACGCTTTTTTCTTTTTCCGACTTCCTACGTGGAGCAAGGACTGAGCTTTTCATCGGAACGATGCTTATGGCTGCCGGAGCATTCATGCTCCTGAAAAAACAGTTGGGTTGGATTCTTGGATATGGCGGTTTATTGTTTGCAACAGCAATGCTGGCTCGTATTACTTTTCAAAGTGGGCGAGATGTAACGCTAACCTTCGTAGAGCCAGCACCCCTTATCACTCCTTTTAGCGGAATTGGTCTGGCAGTGTGCTTTATTCTAATCCTCCTTCTTCTGTCCAAGCCGATCAGAACCATGAATAAAATCAGTACTAAACCCCTACTTTTCAGTACTGGATCAATTTTACTTTTATACGTAGTTTTACAATTCACGCATATTTTTTAGATAATTTATCAAAAGCGAAAGTTAAATTGCTTCATTCTCTTCGCGCCTACAAACCTCAATCACACGTAATGCATTTGTAAACACCCTCCGGCTGCATCACTTCTACTCCCCATCCTCCAGCGCTTGACCAAGAGATCCTCCGAGCTTACATTACTGCATGGCAGGATTGTGGTGGAACGTTTACAGTCAGAGGCGCCTACCGTTTTCGCGTAAACAACTCATTACCAGGCGACAGCCCCCTCGAAAAATAGCGTGCACGTTACTTGCCAGTGGCGGTAACCTCTCTGAACCGCTTCCCATAAAGAAGGAGAATCAACCATGAAAATAGCTTATCTGATCGTGGGACTTTTGGTGGGCGGACTTTTGGGGTTCGCCTTAACCGATCTTTTGAACCAAAACAATTCACCGAGCAATTCAGACAGCATTCCACCGGCGAAGTCCGATGCACCCCTTGTGACCGCAACGTGGCAGTGGCCCGACAGTCTGGACGCTGTACAAGCCGCGCCCGAAAGTCACAACATTGTGTATGAGGATTCCACCGTTAGAATTCTGCAGGTAGTGCTTGAGGCGAACGCAACCGAACCTGTCCATACTCACAAGTGGAAGAGTATCATGTGGTTTACACAGGCCACGCCCATGACGTATTACAGATGCAGTCTAAAAAACAATGAATACCTCCTGGCAGACAGTATCGCCATAGCACAAATGCCGCAGGAAGCACTCAACCAGGGGGATTTTATAGATGCCGAAGCGCCCCACGCCATAAAAAATTTGAGCAACGAAAACGGCATTGCCTACCGTATCGAATTCAAGAAGGAATTTGCACGCTGAGGCAGTTACCCGCACACAACCCCATTGATCCTAAGGAAGTTAGCTAACCTACCGTAACGACCCCAGCGGAACAGAAGATAAAATTTGTGTTGTTTTGAGTATCCACCCTACTTTTCAAGGCTTTTCAAAAAGAAAGAAGGCATGAGCCCGACGGAGTACAGAGAAAAATTCAAAATGAATTGAACCATGGAATTATCAAAAATAGCCACCGAATGGGCCAAGGCCGAAGTGTTTTCCTCCCGCTTTTTCATTCTCTTCGCAATGCTGTTCCTAGCCGCCAGCGTAGGCTTCTGGCAGCTGGGTAAAACCGAAACGGCAAAAGCTTATATTTTCCCGGCGCTGATCGCAGGGATTTTACTACTCGCGATTGGCCTGGGGATATTTTTCACCAACAAGTCGAGAGTTGCCAGCTTTGCACCCGCTTACACGAGCGATCCGGTCTCGTTTGTGAACTCGGAAATAACCCGAACTGAGAAATCGATCGGAGAATACAGAACGATAGTGTTCAAAGTCATTCCACTCATTATCGTCGTCGCGTCCCTCTTGATCGTCTTCCTGGACACCCCACGTTGGCGGGCCATCAGCATCACGACCATTTCACTGATGGTGGTGATTCTTTGGGTAGACAGCAATGCCAACGCCAGGATTGAAGCCTATCAAAAGCAGCTGAAAACAGCCAAAGCCAGCGGTATCGACTCGTCGGCAGAGTAACCGAACTACACACTACTTGCTAAGGGACAAGTCCAGTACCCCGAGAAAGTGGCCACCCGCTTTCCTTTCCATTGTTCTAACCGTCGGCTATCCTTATCTTTCGATGGCGCAGTGCTGCGCTATAGGCAGCGTGTATCAACGCTTACAATCGTTTCAGCTCACTGAACCAGTTACCAAGCGGAACGGTGCATTCGTTTGTAAGCAAGCGCTTACAGGCCAAGAACGCCCCTTTACGCCTGTTTATGCAAGTTAGCACCATACTACAGAGGCTGCCCATTAGAGAAATAATAAATATGTGTGTTACAAATACGTTGGCATCAATTAAAATGAAAGAAGGATACAAATTCATAAGACGTCCTGACGGAACTGAACGAGAAGTTGATTGGGAAGAAATAAACCAGCTCAAAAAGGACATTCTTTGGATTTATGACGAGAATTTCGGTGATATCATAAATGCTTTTGTTCCACACTACTCATTTAAAAGTAACTATTGGGAATACTTGACTCTTGAAGGAGACAAGTGGTTTTCTGAAAAAGAAAAAGCATTTTATCATTCAGGTTCTTTGATAATCTTACTTTGTTGCTGTTCAGAATATGTAGACATAGCAGGTGGAGGTCAAAACGTTTTTGAAAAAGATAATCTACCAGTGATTAAAGATTATGTTGAAGACTATCAACCAAAGAATAAGATAGAAAAATTGATTAAAGAGAAGGTCTTATTAGGATTGAACATATCATTATCAATGACACCAGAAAATTTGATAGACAATGAATTTGTTCATAAAAGAACTCCCGAGTATTATCAAGGATTGAATGAATTGGGCAATAAGGTCATCAAGAATTATTACGAAGAAAAAATAAAAAACTAAACACAACACAGCATATAGCTTATGGCGGGTGAACGGCTGCCAGCAAGGTTTTCGCTCCGTAGTCAGCTTTGGTTTCGGTGGACAGCAAAGTGCTTAGAAACCGTCACAAAGCCATATGCAAACCGTAGGCACAATACAAATAAAATGAAAATACACCTTCTACTTCTCATAGTAAGTCTTTTATGCTACTCTTGTTCGAGCACTACAAAAAAAGAACCAACAAAAGCTGGTACCGAGAGTCATATTGAAGGAGAACATTCAAATGACACAAATTCAGAAGAGCCGATAATGATTGATAACGACAGTCGCATTGAAAGGAAAAATTCAAGTGACTCAAAATCAAAAGAGCTACCAAAGACTAGTAGCGAGGATCGTATTGAAGGGAAATATCCAAATGACGTAAATTCAATGGTGTCCATTATTGACACTACAATGAATCCCTTCGCAAATGGCTTACGTTTTAGCAGTGGGGAATGTGAACATAACATTGAAGCCAAGAGAATCCATTGTGTAATCTCAAAGTTTCCAGATATACCTTTACCAATGCATTTTGGACCTATTCCTGAAATAAATTTAAACTCAGACTTTGAAATAAAAGACAGTATTTTTATTACCAAAGCATTGCGAGACAGCAACTACTTTACTGAGGAGGAACGCCAATACAGTTATTATTTCGGAGTGAACATTCCGAATAATTACGATTTCGAGACGGTTATTATTCCTGAATGGTTTAGCGTTGGAAAAAGTTACATTCTGTTAACAATTTCAAGTTCAGGTGAAAATATCAACAAACTTGTGATTGGTTCTGAGTCATCGGACCATGAATCAGTTTTTGGAAAGATTGAAAGTTTGAATGACATCGAAGTAACGACCAAAAAATTTGGGTATGATAAGGAAAAAGACCTACTCTACTTCTCTTCGAGTATTACAGAAGAATATCGAATAAATGACAAAGGAGAAATTTTAAAGAAATAAAATACTTCACTTAACAGTGTGTATAATATATAGCTATTTAGCGTTATTTACGACACCATACACAAACCGTTCTACCACCAGCCCTCCCCTCACGGCAGGGGCAGCAGGACGCCGGTGCGCTTGGAGACGGTTTTCAGATCGCGGACCACGCCTTCGATGAGGGGGATGCCGCTTTTTGCACGGAGTTCGTAGGCTTCGCGTTCGGGGTCGCCGGGAATGAGGACCCGCTCCTGGCCGGGTTGTGGTGGCGTGGCGCGGAAGGTGCGAATCCACTGGTCGATCTCTCGCTTGAAGTCGTCCGGATCGCGAAAACCCGCTGGGTCCATCACCCCGAAAAAGTGGCCGATCCCCTTCCCCACTTCCCGCTCCGGAATTTCCTGGTGCACGGCGAAGGGCGGCGCAAACGGCCCCCAGTTCGCCCCACTCAGCACACAACAGAGAATGTCGACCATTGCCGCGAGGCTGTAGCCTTTGTGGCCGCCGTGCGTCCGGTCCGAGCCCAGCGGCAGCAGCGCCCCGCCGTTGATCATCTCGTCAGGATCGGTCGTGGGGTTGCCGTGGCGGTCGAGGCACCAGCCTTCCGGCACCGGCTCGTGCTTGCGGCGGGCGATTTCAATTTTTCCGTAGGCCACCGCCGAGGTCGCCAGGTCGATCACGATGGGCGGCTCCTCTTTCCCCGGAAAGGCAATGGCAATCGGGTTGGTGCCGAGCATTCGCACGCCACCCCACAGTGGCGCCACGGCCTTCGACGAGTTGGTCATCGCCCAGGAAACCAGGTCGCGCGGCAGGCTGCGCACGGCGTAGTACCCCGCCGCCCCGAAGTGGTTTGAGTGCGAAACGCTCACCATCCCGGCCCCGTGTTCGGCGGCCCGCTCCATCGCGAGGTCGTGCGCCTTCGGTCCGATGACCAGCCCCAGCCCTCCGTCCCCGTCGACGGTCGCCACCGCGCCGCGTTCCCGAATGATTTTCAGGTGGGGATGCGGGTTGATCCGCCCCAGTTGCAGCAGATCCACGTAGGTGATGAGTCGGGCTACGCCGTGCGAGTCGATGCCACGCAGGTCGCTGTAGGCCAGCACATCGGCGGCGAGGGCAGCATCGGCGGCGGGAATGCCCAGCGCTTGGAACACGTCGGCAGTAAACTGCCAGAGGGTGTCGGCGGGGAAGAGGTGATATTCCATGCCGTTGGTACGTAGGGCGGGGCGGAAAGGATGAGAGAAACGAAATAGGGTACGGAGCCAGGGAAGCATGAGATGCTCTCGCATCAAGAAGATTCCGACATTGGTCGTACAATTGTACAACTAAATGTGTGTTCCCTACCCCATGAAACTGTCACTATTCAAGTTTGGCATTCCAGGAGCAGTAATCGTTTTTGCGCTAGCGATGAGCATCATGGTATGGGCCAACAACCACGTTAAGGAACATGATAGCTACCAAGCGGCGATCTCGCACATTGAGCGTGATCAGGACCTCATCGACTATACGGGCGGTATAGACGGATACGGCTTTTTTGTCTCATCCAACATAGTCTCTTCTAAAAAGAGTGGCAATGCTTCTTTTAGAATCTCAGTCAACGGAGCGAAGAACGATGCCTTGGTGGTGATAAAGCTAGACAAAGATTCCTCGGCTATATGGAAAGTCCACTCCTTCATTTTTTATTAAGAATTGGTGAAGCGGCTGTGCTACGGCCGCTTTGGTAGAAGTGGCTGGTAAGATCACTTAGTAAGCGAACACCATTGCTTTCTTATCTCCGTCGTCCGACAATCCGGCGCTGACCCCTCCACGCTAACGGCCGGGAATATCTTCATCGAAGTCCTTTCCAGAGCGCTTTGCATTTCAATAGCTTTCCTATCACCCACAATAGTACTGTGATCCAATTATCCAGGAATCCGCCCCGTTTAGGCATCGCTTGGTCCACTCTTCCCATTGCACGCCACCTTTCTGGCTGGTTCCGGTATCTTTGAACGACCTAAACCCTTACAACTTTGCAATACGACATCATCATCATAGGCGGCGGCATCGTGGGCATGGCGACCGCGCTGAAAATCAAGCAGGCCCGCCCGGAACTCAAACTCGCCGTTCTCGAAAAAGAGATGCGCATTGCTGCGCACCAGACGGGTAACAACAGCGGCGTGATCCACTCCGGCATTTATTACAAACCCGG carries:
- a CDS encoding bile acid:sodium symporter family protein, whose product is MMYKGFLMASGVALVGVVIANGTGTTLVAGSCLIAFFVLLAIASRGVPSLQRFTYTLAIFSAVSAAMYFPQLFTRWGSFELSSLIVPLLQVIMFGMGTALSWRDFTGVLAMPKGVLVGVVCQFTIMPLVGTSLAYVFGFPPEIAAGIILVGSCPSGLASNVMSFIAKANLALSVTLTAVATMLAPLMTPLLMEWLAGEYVPVEFWGMMWSIIKIVIIPIAAGLVFHHFFHGRFRWLDAAMPFVSMAGIALIITIITAAGRDSLLEIGFLLILATLLHNLLGYALGYTASRLMRMPERDCRTIALEVGLQNGGLASGLALEMGKLATVGLAPAVFGPLMNITGSSLAAWWRDKPLPDDAMHPETSVPENAVS
- a CDS encoding Ldh family oxidoreductase produces the protein MEYHLFPADTLWQFTADVFQALGIPAADAALAADVLAYSDLRGIDSHGVARLITYVDLLQLGRINPHPHLKIIRERGAVATVDGDGGLGLVIGPKAHDLAMERAAEHGAGMVSVSHSNHFGAAGYYAVRSLPRDLVSWAMTNSSKAVAPLWGGVRMLGTNPIAIAFPGKEEPPIVIDLATSAVAYGKIEIARRKHEPVPEGWCLDRHGNPTTDPDEMINGGALLPLGSDRTHGGHKGYSLAAMVDILCCVLSGANWGPFAPPFAVHQEIPEREVGKGIGHFFGVMDPAGFRDPDDFKREIDQWIRTFRATPPQPGQERVLIPGDPEREAYELRAKSGIPLIEGVVRDLKTVSKRTGVLLPLP
- a CDS encoding DUF4180 domain-containing protein, with product MNLNLYNFQGTTLGDVQDDGIVIRTAQDALDLLANAGYQGADKLIVHERHLSPDFFDLKTGLAGEMLQKFSNYRVQLAIVGDFARFTSPTLRDFIRESNRHGHIRFVRSVEEARAQLTNTPLAD
- a CDS encoding helix-turn-helix domain-containing protein, giving the protein MCCFEYPPYFSRLFKKKEGMSPTEYREKFKMN
- a CDS encoding cytochrome c oxidase assembly factor Coa1 family protein, with the translated sequence MKLSLFKFGIPGAVIVFALAMSIMVWANNHVKEHDSYQAAISHIERDQDLIDYTGGIDGYGFFVSSNIVSSKKSGNASFRISVNGAKNDALVVIKLDKDSSAIWKVHSFIFY
- a CDS encoding RraA family protein, translating into MLLPRLSLLSTLLLLFFWQPLAAQVAATKDQLQFFTANWKGERFPDGRPKVSDDLLKRVKNISLEEAWGVLRSEGYHNQYEGDWFVLRDDQVMVGRALTAQYMPRRPDVEDPLKEKGAAEGRIGGTNSWPIDMLTNGDIYVADSYGKIVDGTLIGDNLGNSIYAKSKNGVVFYGSVRDIEGLEKIEGFNAFVKGYDPSYIQEMMLAGINVPIRIGRATVLPGDVILAKKGGVVFIPAHLVEKVVISSEFIALRDQFGHQRLREGKYTPGEIDRQWTDPIKKDFLSWLDQNPDKLPMSRKELDAYMKSRTW